A window of Rhododendron vialii isolate Sample 1 chromosome 13a, ASM3025357v1 contains these coding sequences:
- the LOC131312779 gene encoding (E,E)-geranyllinalool synthase-like, whose product MESSLSRIQTLVTQIKQEIFSSPFDPLSFVFPSAYETTAWLATVPDHPKQGTNRSVFKGCLEWIVNNQREEGFWEEDGSDGLPTIDGLPSTLACLVALKTWGAVGEENIEKVPTTCPVDGELIRLCLVNHIQRLGLAEHFTKEIDEVLERIYRSYKNQESREIDLHLVPAKIYKDSLAFRLLRMHGYNVTPRSFCWFLYDEDIRVHVEKNFEYFMGALYNVYRATELMFSGEYEAEEAKLFSKKLLEKSLKLTSVKDNPNFKRLIEHELRNPWIARLDHLDHRMWIEQNKIDTQWIEKASLDRLSCLHNDKLMQLAVENYNYRQSIYRKELEELTRWSKEWRLSEMGFGREKTAYCYFAIASSTCLPLDSTVRILVAKSSILVTVADDLYDMEGSLDDLHALTQAVQRWDGRGLSGHGDIIFRGLEDIVSEIAENHVQQYGIDITKNLRHLWGETFGSWMMETTWSKTGYLPSLDEYLQMGMTSIATHTMIMPALCFLNYDLKSDHYQSITKLLMASSRLLNDIQSYQKELEVGKKNFVILYSKANPKAGLETSIKHVKEILDEMKKELLEQALMDGFNDLPKTCNHFHVSILRVFYMFFNSSNLFDSTTELLHDINRAIHVPIPIK is encoded by the exons aTGGAATCCTCGCTCTCGCGAATTCAAACTCTGGTAACCCAAATCAAGCAAGAGATTTTCTCATCACCTTTTGATCCTCTCTCCTTTGTTTTCCCGTCTGCTTACGAGACTACTGCTTGGTTAGCTACGGTTCCTGATCACCCCAAACAAGGAACTAATCGTTCCGTGTTCAAAGGTTGTTTGGAGTGGATTGTCAATAACCAGAGAGAAGAGGGGTTTTGGGAGGAGGATGGGAGTGATGGCCTCCCCACCATTGATGGCCTTCCTTCCACTCTTGCTTGCCTTGTAGCACTCAAAACATGGGGTGCTGTTGGTGAAGAAAACATAGAGAAAG TTCCAACGACCTGCCCTGTTGATGGAGAGCTaataaggctttgtttggttaacCATATACAAAGACTGGGGCTGGCTGAGCACTTCACCAAGGAGATTGACGAAGTTTTGGAACGTATTTACCG GAGTTACAAGAATCAAGAATCGCGGGAAATAGACCTCCATTTAGTGCCGGCAAAAATATACAAGGACTCTTTGGCATTTCGTCTGCTCCGGATGCACGGGTATAATGTAACACCAA GGAGCTTTTGTTGGTTTCTATATGACGAAGACATAAGGGTTCATGTGGAAAAAAACTTTGAATATTTCATGGGTGCATTGTATAATGTTTACAGAGCCACAGAGCTTATGTTTTCAGGGGAATATGAAGCAGAAGAGGCAAAGTTATTCTCAAAGAAATTGCTTGAAAAATCCCTCAAGCTCACAAGTGTGAAGGATAATCCGAATTTTAAAAGGCTG attGAGCATGAGTTGAGGAATCCATGGATTGCTAGACTTGATCATCTCGATCATAGGATGTGgattgaacaaaataaaattgacaCCCAATGGATTGAAAAGGCCTCGCTTGATAG GTTATCATGTCTCCACAATGACAAGCTAATGCAACTTGCTGTGGAGAATTACAATTATCGGCAATCAATTTACAGGAAAGAATTGGAGGAACTCACAAG GTGGTCAAAGGAATGGCGACTAAGTGAAATGGGATTTGGGAGGGAGAAAACAGCCTATTGCTACTTCGCAATTGCCTCCAGCACTTGCCTCCCGCTGGATTCCACGGTCCGAATTCTAGTTGCGAAGAGCTCCATACTCGTTACAGTTGCCGACGATCTCTACGACATGGAAGGCTCTTTAGACGACTTGCACGCCTTGACTCAAGCCGTTCAAAG ATGGGATGGAAGAGGCTTAAGTGGACATGGTGACATTATTTTTCGTGGCCTTGAGGATATCGTGAGTGAAATTGCTGAAAACCACGTTCAGCAATACGGAATTGACATCACGAAAAACCTTCGTCATTTG tggGGTGAAACATTTGGTTCATGGATGATGGAGACCACATGGAGTAAAACAGGATACTTACCATCACTGGATGAGTATCTTCAAATGGGCATGACTTCTATTGCTACACACACCATGATTATGCCAGCTCTGTGTTTCCTCAACTATGACCTCAAATCTGATCACTACCAGAGCATCACCAAGTTGCTCATGGCTTCATCTCGTTTGTTGAATGACATTCAAAGCTATCAG AAAGAACTAGAGGTGGGGAAGAAGAACTTTGTGATATTGTATTCGAAAGCAAATCCAAAGGCAGGCCTTGAAACTTCGATCAAGCATGTGAAGGAAATACTTGACGAAATGAAGAAAGAGTTGCTTGAGCAGGCCTTGATGGATGGCTTCAATGATTTGCCCAAGACATGCAACCACTTTCATGTGTCCATTCTGAGGGTGTTTTACATGTTTTTTAAC